In Biomphalaria glabrata chromosome 16, xgBioGlab47.1, whole genome shotgun sequence, the sequence agtttgataatgtatcgataactttACGCAtgtatacagtgaactctatatcctTATAAGAAAGAAGAAGGACTTTAGGGTATATTAACTCCCGTGCGGGTGCACTTCAGgatgtcttaaaaaaacaaatcgaatttttttttttaataatgtgtggaccaaatcattgttaagtagtgcttatttgtaaattaatcttctaaataaataacatactACTAATGAATCATACGTGCTTTTTTcctgtaaaaagttttaaaatgtttttcaaaatcAATATTTCCCACCAGATTTTGTTGaatgaacaaaatgttttaaaatgcgATTCGTAGGCTTGTCATAGTTGATCGCAAATATTTCTTGATTAACTTTTGTTTGGACAAAACTGCATCGAACACGCCTCATTCAGTCCAGACGAAATTCGTTTTTGTTAATATCGCTTTCTGCAAAGGTAATAATCTCCTCTTCAATATCCTCACGAAAAGTGGTTGAAAGTTGTATTTAATGTTTAGAGTTACAGTGTGCATTCTCCTCAAATTCACAGCTTTTGTCTTTAAAGTTTTTTTcagttaatataatttataaaaacgaTCGTGACTAGTCCTACTTTAGTGTTTAAGTGAGTTTCTGTCGTGCGTGGATAGAGGCCGTGAATTCTTTCTGCAATGACTTTAATTAAAATGAATTATAGTTAATTGAAAATAAACCAAGACAATTATTTACCTATGATTGACTATTCACTTAGTACAGGGGTTCTCAAGCTGTGGGTCGCgacgattgacgatttgccaggggtcgcctaagaccatcaaaaatatggattgttattatctattcttctattgctttaagtgtgtgtgtgtgtgtgtgtgaggtggggtcgcggaagagtgggagattgtaaaaaggggtcgccgtgcttaaaaggttgagaacagctGACTTAGTAGAATTCAGGTCTCTTATTAAAATGCAAGATACGTATATTCTGAAATCTCTTTTTTTCAATCTATGAGATGCGAAATAAAAGCTTAATCATATGcataataaaacataataaaacaaatatataactCTGccactttaagaaaaaaaaagtaataaccTTTTAGACTCACTTTATGACGTCTGGTCCATAAAACATAAGTAGCGTCTCATGTTATGGCCAGACTGTAGGTAACTGTGTTTATAGCATGTTCTAGAAGTGCCACGTATTGAGTGAATGTGaaaagacggtcaacaaatcttAGGGGTTTCCAGATGGTCCAACAAtctaaggcagcggttctcaaccttttatgctcggcgactcctttttacaatcccccactctgccgcgacccccccccccacacacacacacatacagcaaaagaagaatagacaataaccatccatattttcgatggtcttaggcgactcctggccaatcgtcaatcgacccctaaaggggtcgcgatcaacaggttgagaacccctggtctaagggataggtgaagaagAATGTGGAACTGAAAAGCTTTAACTATACTaggttacatttttttctttacttttattcAGTAAGTATTTTATGATATCTGATATAAAAGTATAACCAAAGTCaagaaatgtataaaaaaaattttactgcTTTATTTATTGGTCACGTGTACATAGAGTACTTGGAGATTGAGACTGTAAGATATGTTGTCACGTATCTCGTCTGCTATGGCTAtacaaacttttatttattaaataatcattCAAATTACAGATCATTTTTTACTCGCGAGATACGTATATCTTTCAACATTATTACgaaatacactttttttaaagaattgttacttgaagaaaatacaattaaataataaaataattgcgTGATGATAACTAGATAAGCCAAAGTAGATTCATGACATGGCATTGGACAGTTCCATATTGAACTCTGGGATCAAATTTTGATTTACAACAAGGAAACTCAATTTTATGATTTTGGTGCAAATGGCTGAGAGCAACACTAAGATTActcaagaaacagacacaagaagcGTGAGTACTGTAGtctgtatttacttattttattttataaatgctaaattaaatattttcttggcACCCAACGTCAGACTGAATCTTTTTCTGAATCGTTCATTTTACTCTagacccggggtcggcaacctgcggctcgcgagccacatgcggctctttggatgtaaAGCTGCGGCTCTTTGTTCCAtaagcaaatattatttattttattgacacattttttaaaaatagttctgaatctttAAACGAAGATAAGGCGCCGATTCGATCtttcagccacttgtactcgcttttcaccacacaCCTCCCCCATTACACGCATCGTAACTTTTATCAGTCTGACGGAAGCTCTGGAATGACGCCGTCGTTCGAtgtttctatataggttttaattcgctttGACGCAAGACGAATTGGCATCTTAACCACGgcgtatagtttgttgtttcaagtaaatgagcTAGAAGAGAATAATCTTCTCATAGTTAAAATTAATCTACAAATAATGATATTCCAGCAAGCTTTGCGTAGCACTAGGAATAGCAcgaaaaggcaaaccatttaaaGATGATGAGcatgtcaaagactgcttcctacgtgcatctgaagaactgtttcgtgatttcaaaaataaaccagagatcttgaaaaaaaaaagcaaacatttgCCAGTAACAGCTAAAACAGTAGGctacaagatagaatagctaaaatgtcttcaaatgtaaattTTTGCTGGTGGAAGATATTTAACTTTATTCTGTCTTATCATTTGCTATGAATGAGTCTTGCGACATACAGACATGGTACAAGTTGCCccttttgtcaggtatatgtcttcctaaggtccaaaagaagaacttctaggtTTGCTACCGCTCTCATGACAAAGTAGAGGGGACGATAGAGAGAATGTCATGCCATACcctgaagacaataagatcgatttaaataaaatcatttcaatgtcaactgatggagccagaagttaAACaggaaacaaataaaagggcaaCAAAGATTTGTCgtagcaaaataaacaattaaattcTTACGATTTACTGACTAAtgcaccaagaagcgctttgtgcccaaaaTAATTCCTACCTAAATAgatgaggtcatgaatttggtaatcaagattgttaacagcatcttgtcaaaagcactctaccacttAAACGAAAtagagactcagtattccgacatCCTTCTTCCCCCAAAAGTGCTAtgactttccaaaggtaaggtgatgaaacgttttgcttttgcttgaatgaaataaatacatttctaaatcaAAAAAGGCATTTATAACaccgaattagagaacgacaaatagttgcaaaaatgttactttatgattgatataacagagaaattaaatgagctgaatctaaaactgcaggGAAAGGtaaaattggtttgttttgaagaaaaattaattctttttgcagaagatattcagagcgtaaattacttcattttgaatgtctaaagcagtatcgcgaattacttcagcacagttatgaAAAAAATCTAAGATACATTTCTTGATAGATTTGAGCGTTCCTAGTATACCATCTAATCACAAaaagtaacgaaatccacattgatacATTGGTAATTGATACTAAATCTCTAGACAtgcaattgatcgatttaaaaagtaaaggtttGTGGGGtggaaaatttacagagttgaaaagcaagttggaagtgttaaaggtccagaaatgtatgtacgtaacgcaataaaagtggacagctttaaaaggaaTGGAATAATCTTCCAGAATGCTACAGTGAAGAGGTTGGCATTTGGAGTGCTGACTATCTTGGATCGACTTATGgtgcgttctcttgcatgaatagaATTGAGAGTAAATTAAGAAGCAAACTAACAATTGAATATTAAGattcgtgtttgaaactaaaaacaagttaccGTATGAGGCAAACGTATCCAAATTTTCTATCTCTTTGCTAGCATCTGAACACAACATATCTCATGTTCttcattgtttgttattgtagttAATGTTGTAAGTAAATGCTTAACTTCTTTAATTTTtaccgaaataaaaataattatctaatatatatatatatattgttgtatatgaattctttttattttcattaaaaaaagttcattatgcgagaactatttatagttggcaagaaaaaactttgtagctctttaaaaacttagaagttttgtaaattgtagtttttggctcttccggctcaaaaggttgccgacccctgctctAGACCAGTGCTCCCAACCTTTTTGACCCCATGGACCTCATACTATTGACAAAATTTGCCTAActaaaaaagttaaaacattacaaataaaataaacaaaatccaatAGCTAGATGGCGTCAATGAATGACGCACATGTTGAAAATGCATTCGATATCTTTCAGATGATTCGCGGAAAATCAAAACTGATTTTTGAGGTCCGCGCCAGGTTtaatatacaattgtataaTTGTGAGTACTAACAaataacagatttttttttaaattttaaaatactttagcAGGAAACATAGTTTAACTTTAATGTCTTGGCCTAGCTAGTCGAATATCTGGTTTAACACATTGAGCCGAGGCCATTcattatttcttatcttatatgatacagttgttacttcaaaaaagaagatgattacgtcctacgcgtcatgcattcagttatgcatgttaaccaatgacttaaattctgccaagtcactggttttcctggctagctcaggcaacccattccatgctctaatagcgctagggaagaagtcGTATTATAGtcggcctcaacactgacctgcaacgtcactacctgtgggcagtttaaaccaatagctcgttacaacgtcgtacagacctgtgacgtggcgacgagctattggtctaaacagtCCATAGACCtttgacgttgcaggtcagtgtttggGCCTTGTGATTGTCATAAAAGTTAAGCCAAAAGCTCATTCAACTtttgaacaaaccgttctgtctggaagaggtccaagtgaATGTCTATGAAAAAAATAGCTATTTCCGATTAATCTGGCACTCCAGACTAAAATACTTGGCCGAAAGCTGAGCACACGGGGAACCTCTCCATTTGCCTATCTTTTATCAAGCTAACATTGAAGGACTTGCCATtagtattgttacgaatctcactatccaggctctctgcaaactgcaccatacaccaccaacttaaagaacttgacaactcagggctccaaagtaacgtaacactttaatgtcaataaataacagccaatactgtacaattggcaacacgtacactgtacaaatatctctccgataacaccgttccgcagtatcaactcttgcactggcctctccgtctcgttccgggcttgcactgggttcaacagtttaggactgacttcacacactaggctcgttgtgtcggactcgatcacagaccaagatcaagacgccagccgtctcaactgtacttgacagtactccgcactgaaccgtcgtaatgctccgtacagaaccacaccgctgaactgtgctgtagtcgaccggactgtagtgaaccgggctctgaacccctgccgtgaacccgctttctgaaccttgctgtattgagccccttttctcgactgaCTTGTattgcgacacctccgctcttatatagggtccctactggccttctcgaacctgacagaacgcccctcgacgtttctaggtggtcagatgactacaactctcgtgacgctaatgagctctgttcacgacgccgatcctactcgaaccttcatgttgttaactcgtctcggccgatcgtcgtaactcgtcacggttgaccgctcgtctagcgctggcctggggcgatttgcgtcggctgactacactcacaccactacccctctctgtgccaccaccaggtttataacagtataatGGTTCCCTGAGTAACGCCGCATGGATTATCGATAGGGATAGGGATCGATTTATTTCAAATCctgtgcaatgggaaagctctcgcattcccttggacactcccactaTTCATTTCGCCTTATCACTTCCTCTAGCGATCGGTTtaacccgagtgccacgttgaggcagaatagcgtactcgGAGTGTTCTGACCTTCTATTACAATAGGTCTCGGTTGAATTCGCTAGATAGTTTATTAGTGACACCAATCAGACCCAAAAATTTACAATCGCTGCACACGTGGCTATATAAGGGGAATGGTGCATCTCTGCACGTTTCTTAGACCAGTCGATACATATTTATTTGCATATTGAGCTTCACAAATGAATTTCCCTAGTTTCACCAAGAAGTGGTAGGAGGGACCGATACTGAGATAGATGTCTTGCAAGCGGAATGTTTTGTTCAAACAAAAAAGATGCTAGAAAATTCGGATATATAATCTTAAACATTGTATTATCATATATTatcattaaaatgtatttcttttttaatttttttttctttattaccaGAGTCCAATACGAGAGTTCTATCTATTGCTGGTTGGTAAAACTGGTCATGGGAAAAGCTCGACAGGCAACACTATTGtgggaaaaaatgtttttcaatccCAGTCCAGTATGTCGTCTGTGACTAAGCATCTGTCCTTAAGCGTTGGCATGTATGGAGAAAACTACGTCATCAAAGTAATGGACACGCCTGGTGTTATGGACACTTCAGAGATAGACGATCCGGTCAAGGCCTCAAAACTCGTCATGGACCAAATGAAAGACGTTGTCATTTTGAATCCAAACGGCTTCCACGCTTTCTTGCTTGTATTTAAGTTTGGAAATAGATTTACGAAAGAAGAGTTAAAGTCAGTCCAAATGCTAAAACAAATATTCGGTGAAAGTTTTGTACAGAAATTTTGCATTGTTATAATAACATTTGGAGATGTTTTTCAACAAGAATTTCGATCAACGGgcaaaagttttaaacaatggTGTCTTGAACAAAGCGGtccttttaataatatcagactGGAATGTCAAGACCGCGTAGTTCTCTTTGATAATTCTGCTCAACGTGACGCCAACGTACATAGAAAACAAATGGACAAACTTTTGAAGCTTGTGGAGAATCTTAACACAGGGGGCGACCGATACACTGACCAACATTTCCAGAAAGCAAAACGAAGTCGCGACACTTTATTGCGCAAGAATCAAATGATCCACATTGACAGCGGGCTGGAGGAGGTCAGTCTCATTTTAACAGTGTTCGAATCAATAGCGAATTATGACGTGAATGATCGCAGTAGAAAATTTACAGAAATATTCAATAAATGTGACGATCTATATAAAAAGTTTTCAGAAAGCGAAACTAAATCCACAACTATCAAAGATTTTTTACAGCTGATAACAGATATGAAAATATCCAGCTCCAAGTTTGCTGATGAATGTAAAAACATTCGTCAGAAACTGATACAAAATAAGGAACGTCTTAAAGAAGAATCGCAAAGAATTAAAAGTGTGTTAACTGACTTTATATCTGTTGGAGAAGCTGGCAGTGTTTCGAAGCCTGATTCTGAAAAAAAGGCGGGAAACGAAAGCAACTGCAACTCCTGTGAGATTGATCCAGTTTTGGAACACGGAGATCAATGGAACAGAAGGTTAGAGGTCAAAAGTAACAGTGTCACAAGAAGTGAAAATAATTTGTGGGATGTTGACTCGAAAGTGTTAAAGGATAAAGTTATGAGCGAATTTGAATCTGAAAATACCATGCAACAATTAATAGCAGAAGAGAAAGAGCTACAAAATCAGCTGATTGACCAAAATACTAAACTTCACAAAATGATCAAAAAACATTGGAAGACTCATACTTTAATACATGACAAATGTAATACTATTTTGAGAACACAAACTGCatgcaatatattttaatttttgtttgaaatgtcgCATTTTTTTACTTCGGTCACATAAACAATTTAATATTATACGAAcctttttttaagtatatatttCTGCTTATTTATTCAGAGCATAGCTGTGAAACGtatatttgtttaattatatatGAAAGTATTAGCAAGCGTGAATTATGTGTTTTATGGTATTCTTTGTTTCTAAGGTTTTATATCACCAGTAATATTtccatttataaaaaatatttttaggatCATTTCTTTACTGTACTCTTACTAAGAATTATCTTTCACATGttgatatttcaaaatatttttcttttaactgaatttatattaatattgttgtaactctaaggcAAGCACTCAACGAAAGGCAGGAGGTAACAACgaggtatttatttacagtacaaATAGGCATGGACTTCAGCTATTAGTCCCGGAGTGTCTTATCTCAAGTGACACCAGTCCTTTCCTACCTAAATACCaatacagaccaccgacacacttcccagtgccgCCCCAGGTCCTCAACACATTTCATGGATAGCACCAAGGACGTTCTCTCGAGTCACTTAGACTTCCATCACTTTAGCCGGACCCACagcagtccttcttcctgtctaaaCATGTCTTCTACTGCTTGTGTTCAATGGCGCtctgatgcgcaccatcagtgtggctCGGATGTGGAGTTACAACAGTATGTTTACTTCATACTTGTAGATACCTATGTGTCATTTGGTTTACACGAGTAGTCAGTtacttatacatatttttatcgATTTATATTGCTTTAATTTCTACTGTTAACCTTATATATGTTGAAtggtaaaaatactttttgtacattaataataatataaattaatatttataaactttgatGTTTAGAGCgttcatttgttataaaaaaatgttgttaatATGATTCATTATGTTATTTGGAACGCTTAGTGAAATCTGGTTTGATGCATTTATGTGGATATCAATTAGGTACCTGCTCAGAACACTATATTCAACCACTACTTTGTATGTTTTGATAATTAAATAACCTAACATTgaactaacattttttttcttctaaaataaacaaaaatctacTTTGAAGATTAGAACTCTAGTGTCAGAATCACTGATTCTATCTATCATGTGCAATTCTGGACTTCTCTTGATGTGAATGACACTCAGACTTCTAGACTTTTAATAAGAGGTCAGAGTTGACATAAGAACACTACAAGTTACACAATaaatatgttgtctttttaatatatttaaggaacagaaattgtttaattttctgGTCTTGGGCAGCCTTAATCATTATTTTCATAAGTATGAACTCTAATATTATGATCATTGAGTTTATATTTCTTACTGCTTAAATTCTCATTTAGGAAATGATTTTTCAAGTTTCCTCTTACTAACGCATAAAATGTTACTTTGGAAATAAGGAAACatttataaatgaaatatacttttctttatatttttcttctaaaataaacaaaaatctacTTTGAAGATTAGAACTCTATCGTCAGTGTCGCTCGGTGTGTTCAACTCATTATGTCCTCCcttacccctcccccccaaaaaaaatatttattaaagaaatccttattttttatttgcacATTGAGTGAGTTAATAACTTAAATCAATTTTATCTTTTCACCCCCTTCTCCACCTTTGGGACACCACACACGAttagtcgaccgtctttctccattcctgtccgTACGTTGCTTTGGACTGAAATTCATCCAATAACAAGCTGTTTATTCTTTTATGtcgtcttcccatcgctttctctgtctctgcttcttttttcctggtactgatccctgtaggaaggtcttCGCTAAGTTCCCTTTCTTATCTCCTTAAAATATGAATACgtgtcaatgaaataaatgaaattaatatCTTTCACGATTAATTTTCAGATTATTAAATAGCCAAATCTGAAAGCAGTATCAGGCACATATTCAATCTGAATTATTTCTTAATTAACTtcatatttgaaacaaaaaaatttttccaTGATGTCataaacaaatgtgatacatacatatattagacataaatggatagcagcaccagggaccacgtttgtaagagagaaagtagtgaattaaaatgctacgtacactgaagcttctatatgtcatgtatttatgttgtccacttgtcattatgagagatacacaattagataaagccatcgtttgtctaatacatgcctaacggctgtctgtgtcagctctattgaagttgttagtgaatggATGCTGCCAGGTGGGGGGTGGGGCTAGCTacggcttgtgacctttgaccactgggatggtaatttgcatacgggcgaaatgactctggatcagaagaatgtgttgttttttttcggacattccgatggtctagaggttaagttcccttggtgcgttatcgctaggtggtggtgtcgaatccagagtcACGGATTCGAGTCTCGGTCGGCGcattcccttattttcgtagcattttaattcactactttctctcttaaaaacgtGGTCCCTGGTGCTCATGTCTAAATGTTCTATGAAgtcaaaataaaacacttttaaaacatttagcattagaaagaaaaacaaagatcatagaATTGTAAGCCATTGGTCTGGATAAGCTGCTAAGCGCCAAAATATGTCTGACGAGCTGTGGTGGCCAAACAAACGTGAGCAGGCTCTATTAGTACAGAACAGGCATTGGCCAAAAAAAATCGAGGCTAACCAGGGTagagtccaaaaaaaaacaacaactatggTTCCCGATGTCATGGTAATAATTAGCGCGCGAGGTCAGTTGAGAAACGAAGATATCCTATGTATATATGGGGTACTCCATACCGATTATGATGCATTTAAGAGTGGTTAATAAGTATAAACAAACGTGAGCAGGCTCTATTAGTACAGAACAGGcattggccaaaaaaaaaaatccaggctAACCAGGCTagagtccaaaaaaaaacaacaactatggTTCCCGATGTCATGGTAATAATTAGCGCGCGAGGTCAGTTGAGAAACGAAGATATCCTATGTATATATGGGGTACTCCATACCGATTATGATGCATTTAAGAGTGGTTAATAAGTATAAACTACTTTCCAGTACGAATCAAACGTGAGCGCTATAATGATGCAGCACAGGGCCAATATTGACTTATTCATCAAATCTAGACACTGCAAAAGTAACTCAGGCTTTAAATGTAATATTCCTTttagaaagggaaataatccaTGAGATATAAATTAACCCTGGCTATTATTGGTTTCCTCTCTTtggatttaaaaatatttaaaaattccaTTGTCTATTATCCCCTCTTACATGTTATTACAGCCTCACTCTGTAATCAAAACGCTTCGGTTtaactttatatttaaattacaaCTACGCACAAAGAACATAAAATACTCGTGGTAAAAGAAAACATCAGTTTTTACTCATGATTGACCATTTTCGACAATCAAAACTGTTTGGATGTTCATCTGGAGAAATACTTTTAGTCTGATGGAGTTTCTTGTTTTGTAACACGTTTGCAGTCATAATGACATGGTGGTGGCGACTTGACCTACATGGACAGCACAGTGTCCAACGTCGCGTCACTGTCCAGAGAAATAGACAAAACGTCCCGCAAAGGCCTACAGCGCTTTGTGTCGCCTCATAGTGAGAGAATATGGGAGCAGGTCTCTTCCCCTAGCAACacaaatcaatgtttataaagcagGGGTTTTTACCATTTGTAAGCCTCCAAGCTCCAACGCTCCGTGCTGGGATTAATCCCGGCACGgtccaggtatctggcagtgttTTGTAGGGTCTGCCTGTCTCCGTACAGGGCGAGACCCCCCATGCACCAATTCTATCACTTTCAAGACTAGACGTATCTTCGAATGTGTTCTGTCCGAATAGACTTTGATGGTATCTTTCGGGTACTGGGCTACGGTTTCTGTCGCAGTGATATTTTGGTAGGTTTGGTTTACATTTCTTGTTTACCTTTGGGTCGGTCTGGGCCCATGACACTGATGTGCATGGAGTTAGGTGcataaa encodes:
- the LOC129923380 gene encoding uncharacterized protein LOC129923380; the protein is MILVQMAESNTKITQETDTRSSPIREFYLLLVGKTGHGKSSTGNTIVGKNVFQSQSSMSSVTKHLSLSVGMYGENYVIKVMDTPGVMDTSEIDDPVKASKLVMDQMKDVVILNPNGFHAFLLVFKFGNRFTKEELKSVQMLKQIFGESFVQKFCIVIITFGDVFQQEFRSTGKSFKQWCLEQSGPFNNIRLECQDRVVLFDNSAQRDANVHRKQMDKLLKLVENLNTGGDRYTDQHFQKAKRSRDTLLRKNQMIHIDSGLEEVSLILTVFESIANYDVNDRSRKFTEIFNKCDDLYKKFSESETKSTTIKDFLQLITDMKISSSKFADECKNIRQKLIQNKERLKEESQRIKSVLTDFISVGEAGSVSKPDSEKKAGNESNCNSCEIDPVLEHGDQWNRRLEVKSNSVTRSENNLWDVDSKVLKDKVMSEFESENTMQQLIAEEKELQNQLIDQNTKLHKMIKKHWKTHTLIHDKCNTILRTQTACNIF